A genomic region of Papaver somniferum cultivar HN1 chromosome 7, ASM357369v1, whole genome shotgun sequence contains the following coding sequences:
- the LOC113296493 gene encoding FACT complex subunit SPT16-like — protein sequence MYSNVKHAFFQDGEENKVGDETISPLLHSHLHNPIKVGTKMEKDIQFHMVHTFRGMKRSAHHSCEFEDLNRVMRNFLAEVGRIWRPLPNLLWRRVQREHGFKGELPLKEPRVFCLTGFCLVELVKAPFFVVTLEEVEIASLVLDKPEMTVFNMTFVFKDFMRDVLQIYSIPAMKLDGIKQSLDIRSVKYYQDNRLDLNVEEWRSMLNEIIRDSQRFMEEDGWNKYYSGESAADYSDSSAASIENYSDFSGLDYNSDKQSSDSDQVLESPAESKKQNTYYGDAASFLNFAVYESLKERLVETKPLGLLDNNSELGIIARLMCGAAAGTVGQTIAYPLDVIGRSMQMAGWNYASSVVTGGGSSKSKASLGYTGMVDEPTTKPKMKTNSAIPTLLSGSQAH from the exons ATGTACAGTAATGTAAAACATGCTTTCTTTCAAGATGGAGAGGAAAACAAAGTTGGAGATGAGACCATCTCCCCTCTCTTGCACTCGCACTTGCACAACCCAATCAAGGTGGGGACCAAGATGGAAAAGGATATCCAGTTCCATATGGTGCATACCTTTAGGGGAATGAAGAGATCTGCTCATCATTCATGTGAGTTTGAGGATCTTAATCGAGTTATGCGCAACTTTCTCGCTGAAGTTGGTCGTATTTGGAGACCGTTGCCTAACCTTTTATGGAGAAGGGTACAGAGGGAGCATGGATTCAAGGGGGAACTTCCCCTGAAGGAACCGCGTGTATTTTGCCTGACTGGGTTTTGCCTAGTTGAGCTCGTAAAAGCACCTTTCTTTGTTGTCACACTAGAAGAGGTCGAAATTGCTAGTTTGGTGCTAGATAAACCTGAGATGACGGTGTTTAACATGACATTCGTGTTCAAGGACTTCATGCGCGATGTGCTTCAGATATACTCCATTCCTGCAATGAAACTCGATGGCATCAAACAGTCACTTGATATCAGAAGCGTCAAGTACTACCAGGACAATAGGCTTGATTTGAATGTGGAAGAGTGGAGGTCCATGTTGAATGAAATAATACGTGACTCACAGAGGTTTATGGAGGAGGATGGATGGAATAAGTACTACTCAGGAGAGAGTGCTGCTGATTACTCTGACAGCTCGGCGGCGAGTATTGAGAATTACTCTGACTTCTCAGGGCTGGATTACAACTCTGACAAGCAATCATCTGATAGTGACCAGGTGTTGGAGTCTCCTGCAGAATCGAAAAAACAGAATACTTACTACGGCGATG CTGCATCTTTCTTGAACTTTGCTGTATATGAATCCTTGAAAGAGAGGTTGGTCGAGACCAAGCCATTAGGACTGCTCGACAACAACTCTGAGCTGGGCATTATCGCGAGGCTCATGTGCGGAGCTGCTGCAGGAACTGTTGGCCAGACAATTGCTTACCCTCTTGATGTAATTGGCCGAAGTATGCAGATGGCTGGTTGGAACTATGCTTCATCAGTTGTCACTGGTGGAGGGAGCAGCAAAAGCAAAGCTTCACTTGGATATACAGGCATGGTTGATGAACCTACGACAAAACCAAAAATGAAGACCAACTCGGCCATACCAACATTATTGTCTGGATCGCAGGCGCATTAA